TACTGATGACGGGAAAATTCTGTGGAAAACAAACCTGCTGGATTTGAACCCAAAACACGGCTATCCCGGCGCACGCTGCACTCCTTCCATCGACGGAGATCGATTGTATGCGATTTCTTCCAATGGTGCGATTTCCTGCCTGAGTGTTGAAGACGGGGAAATCATCTGGACGAAGAACTTCGAAGAGGAATGGGACGGAAAAATGATGTCCAAATGGGGTTTTTCGGAATCTCCCCTCGTCGATGGCGACCTCGTGATCTGCACACCCGGTGGAAAAGATGCCATGATGGTCGCTTTAGATAAAACAACGGGAAAAGAAGTCTGGAAAACCTCGGTCTCCGATCTGGGGGAAAAAGGCAAAGACGGTGCCGGTTATTCTTCGATCGTGATTTCGAATGCCGGCGGTGTAAAGCAATACGTCCAACTCACTGGACGTGGGCTGATTGGCGTTCGTGCCAGTGATGGAAAATTGTTGTGGAACTATAATCCGGTTGCGAACGGCGTTGCCAACATCCCCACACCCATTGTTTCCGGAGACTATGTCTTCACCTCAACGGGGTACGGCACGGGAAGTGCCCTGGTGAAACTTTCAAAAGAGGGTGACGGAATTAAAGCCGAAGAAGTTTATTTCCTTGATCCCAAAACGCTGCAAAATCACCACGGTGGTCTGATCCTGTATAAAGATCATATCTATTGTGGACACGGACACGGCAAAGGCTTTCCGATCTGTGTAGAATTGAAAACAGGCAAGATCGTCTGGGGCAAAAGAGAAGATAAAATTCGAGGCGAAGGATCTGGTTCTGCGGCAACAACCCTGGCCGATGGGCACCTGATTTTCCGGTACGAGAGTGGAGACCTGGCTTTGATAGAAGCGACCCCTGAAGGCTATAAACTAAAGGGCAGCTTCAAAGCAGATCAGGTTTTAGGAAAAGCCT
This window of the Gimesia fumaroli genome carries:
- a CDS encoding PQQ-binding-like beta-propeller repeat protein, producing the protein MSYSMPVRLLMGALLVCGLSLSSNAAEPTQLSKSWEQWRGPDRQNHSTDTGLLKDWNATPPKLVWTATGLGKGYASVSIKDNRLFTTGNLPEGQAVIAINTDDGKILWKTNLLDLNPKHGYPGARCTPSIDGDRLYAISSNGAISCLSVEDGEIIWTKNFEEEWDGKMMSKWGFSESPLVDGDLVICTPGGKDAMMVALDKTTGKEVWKTSVSDLGEKGKDGAGYSSIVISNAGGVKQYVQLTGRGLIGVRASDGKLLWNYNPVANGVANIPTPIVSGDYVFTSTGYGTGSALVKLSKEGDGIKAEEVYFLDPKTLQNHHGGLILYKDHIYCGHGHGKGFPICVELKTGKIVWGKREDKIRGEGSGSAATTLADGHLIFRYESGDLALIEATPEGYKLKGSFKADQVLGKAWAHPVVCGGKLYLREQDVLMCYDVKE